The DNA sequence TAACATTCAAAGGCATCATTGAGTTTCATGTCGATCCTCCTTTGCCATAACGTATCGACATAAATCTAAAAATGCCTTTTGGAGGAACGATGGCGGCCTCTCAAGCCGCTAAGACGGGTTCAAATCCCGTTGGTGACGCCAGAAAGCTCCTCCACCTCTTTGGCTGGAGTAAAATACCTTCACCCTGGAAAGCTGTTGCGCTCCAGGGTGAAGGTATTTTATTCTATTTGCCGCCTGCCCCGGTCTTTGAGGTAGAGCCCCTATTGGCCCCTTCTGGCCATTACCGTTTCCACGGCACGGCCGTAGCGGCCAGGGGCGGCGCAAAGGCCGCGCCCCGGCGGGGCCAGCTGACCAGGACGGCGCCATAGCGCCCTGTATCCAGGAGCGGAATATTCCGCTCCTGCAGCCAGGCGCGCAGCCGACGCCCCGGATAGCCGTAGCGGTTCTCAAAACCGCAGGCGGCCAGAACCAACTGCGGTTGCACAGCCTTGTAGAAGGCGCTCAGGAAGCTGCCGTCCGAACCGTGGTGCGGCGCTACCAGCACCTGCGCCCGCAAATCCCGTCCGGAACGCAGCAGGCGGCGCAGTACCGGCTTTTCCGCATCGCCGGTAAAGAGGGCCAGTCCGCGCCCACCACAAGTGAGCCGGGCCACCACGGAGGCGTCGTTGCCGGAATAGACAGCGGCCGCGTCCGCCGCGTCACGCGGGGGATGCAGGATTTCCAGCCGCAGATGCAAGGCCGGATCGCCCAGCAGCAGCACATCCCCATCGGCCAGCGCACGCGCGCCGCATTCCTGCCGGACGGCGCTCCAGCGCGCGCCGCGTTCCCCTTTGTGTTCCCTGCCGTTGTCCAGCAGCAGCGGCACGTCCATAACGTTAAGGACATGCAGAAGACCGCCCATGTGGTCCACATCGGGGTGGCTGTTGCACACGGCCGCCAGACGCGGCGCATCGTTGGTCGTGAGCGCGGGGGTCACCAGGGCCTTGCCCGGATCAAAGCGGGGCGAAAAGCTGCCGCCGCCGTCCAGCAGCAGGCGGATGTGCCCGGGCAGGCGCAGGGCCAGGGCTTCTCCTTGCCCTACGTCCAGCATCTGCAGGCTGATGTCCGGGCTCGTCCGGGCTTGCAGCCGCAGCAGCGGCCCCACGCAGAGCAGCGCTGCGCCCAGAACCAGCAACCGTTGAGCCGCAAGGGGCAAGCGGGGCCTCCCGGCCTTGCTGGCCAGAGCTGTGAGCAGAGCGGCAAAGGCGGGCAGGGCCGTCCAGTGGGGCCGCAGCAGGGCGGGATTTTGCAGCAGCTCTGCGCGGGCCAGCCAGTCCAGCCCATCCGCCAGCGCCGTACAGGGCAGCGCGGCCAGCTCCAGCACCAGGCGCGCCGCGTCCGTCCAGCCCAGGGCGGCCAGCGCCAGCCCCGCAACGGCGGCGGGCAGCACCAGCAAGTCCGCTACAGGCAGCCAGAGTACGTTCAAGGCGAACCACTGGCCCGCATTGCCGAACAGCAGAATGTTCAATGGCAACAGGGCCGCCTGAATTCCCAGTGAGACAAGAAAAACCTGCGCCAGCGGCCGCGCCGCCCGTAAGAACAGCGCCTTCCCTGAGCGCGCGGCCCCAGGTTTTACAGAGGCTTCCGGCAAAAGAACGCGCAGCCAGGGCAGACCCATACCGATGGCGGCCACACAGAGAACGGAAAGTTGCAGCCCCGTATCCAGCACGCTCAAGGGCGCGGCCAGGGTGATGCAGAGCAGGGCGGCGCAGAGCGCGTCCAGCGTTGTGCACAGGCGGCCGCG is a window from the Desulfovibrio legallii genome containing:
- a CDS encoding ComEC/Rec2 family competence protein produces the protein MAHVQLYGGLRPLWDASTPAPSPWAQTAPPPRLCGRVREVQGLPDNRLRLLLGAVRPAAPAPAAAAPLPGLTAWTWEAPLWTPLPGQTVCLTRRPLPMQGFRNPGLADWGLWWAAQGVRWRLWSKGAAHEPELLGEPSASALWRENLRRDFCTALGLPLPDLPPQTGQAVRRPQPEAPLPAVAFRAAAEQSAAEAQDVPQGRAILLALLFGDRRYLTQATLDNFSAATLTHSLALSGQHLAVAGLVGLLCVLAAARLHPGLYLRRPRAVLALWASLPPALVYLWLGNAPPSLLRAAVMLLALAFWLLRGRLCTTLDALCAALLCITLAAPLSVLDTGLQLSVLCVAAIGMGLPWLRVLLPEASVKPGAARSGKALFLRAARPLAQVFLVSLGIQAALLPLNILLFGNAGQWFALNVLWLPVADLLVLPAAVAGLALAALGWTDAARLVLELAALPCTALADGLDWLARAELLQNPALLRPHWTALPAFAALLTALASKAGRPRLPLAAQRLLVLGAALLCVGPLLRLQARTSPDISLQMLDVGQGEALALRLPGHIRLLLDGGGSFSPRFDPGKALVTPALTTNDAPRLAAVCNSHPDVDHMGGLLHVLNVMDVPLLLDNGREHKGERGARWSAVRQECGARALADGDVLLLGDPALHLRLEILHPPRDAADAAAVYSGNDASVVARLTCGGRGLALFTGDAEKPVLRRLLRSGRDLRAQVLVAPHHGSDGSFLSAFYKAVQPQLVLAACGFENRYGYPGRRLRAWLQERNIPLLDTGRYGAVLVSWPRRGAAFAPPLAATAVPWKR